The segment CCGGGCCCCGTCGTACCACAACAGCCAGCCGTGGCGCTGGGTGGTGACCTCCGACAGCGTGCAACTCTTCGTCGACACCGACCGACTGGTCGCCACCGATACCACCGGCAGGCAGGCGGTGATCAGTTGTGGCGCAGCGCTCGACCACTTCCGCGTCGCGGCGGCCGCGGCCGGATTACAAGCGCGTGTGCAACGCTATCCCGATCCCGAGGATCACCACCACCTGGCCACCATCACCTTCGCCGCGCTGACCGATATCACCGCCGGCCACCGGCGGCGTGCCGATGCCATCCTGCGCCGGCGCACCGACCGGCTGCCGATGGAAGCACCATCCGATTGGGCCTCCTTCGAACTGCTACTCGGTGAATCCGCTGATCCCGCCGTCACCTTGGACGTCATCGCACCGGCCGACCGGCCTGCCGTCGCGGACGCCTCCCAACTCACCGATGCGCTGCGTCTCTACGATTCGGCCTACCATCACGAGATCGACTGGTGGACATCCCCCTTCGAGGTCAATGACGGTATCCCGCACAGTGCTCTGGTGTCGGCGGCCGAGGCCGACCGGGTCGACGTCGGGCGGTCCTTCCCCGTCACCCAGAATCGCGAGCGCCGCCCCCACGTTGCCGAGGACACCGCCCAACTGGTGGTGATCTCGGCCACCGACGACACCCGGGCCGGCATATTGCGCTGCGGCGAGGCACTTTCCGCCCTGCTGCTCGATGCCACCGTCGCAGGGTTGGCATCGTGCACACTGAGCCACCTCACCGAGGTGCCGGTGAGCCGAGATATCGTCGGCGCCCTGGTCAACCGGCCGTTCCCACAGGTGGTCGTGCGCTTGGGACGAGTGCCCGAACTCGACGACGTGCCGCCTCCCACGCCCCGCCGCCCGCTGTCGGAGGTGTTGGCGCTCAAGCTCTGAATGCGGCGAGCATCGCGTGCAGTCGGCGGCCCACCGCGTCGAGCGGATCGGTGCTGCGCTCGGCCCGACACATGGCCACCGCACCCTCGACGGCGGCGACCACCAGCATCGCGGTGTCGGCGGCGTCCGCGTGGCGCGCACCGTCATCGCGCAGTGCGCCGGCCACCGCCGACGTCCAGTTGCTGAAGGCGAACACCGCCGCATCCCGCGGCGCGACATCGTCCTCGCCGACCTGCACCGCGACCGCCAGCACTGCACAACCGCACTGGAAGTCGCTGTCCACCAGAGCTTCCCGCCACAAATTCAGTAACCGATCGACGAGCGCGACCGCACCGCCCGCCGCCGCATCCTGCAACTGCGCCGTCATGCGCGCGTCCACCCAGCGGATCGCCTCGGCGGCCAACTGCGACTTTCCGCCCGGGAAATAGTGGTACGTCGATCCGAGCGGCGCCGCGGCGTGCCTGGCCAATTCCCGGACCGTCAACGCGCTGAAGCCGGCGCGCCCCAACATGTCGGCCGCGCCGGCCACCATGCGCTGCCGCGTGTCCCGGTCGGATTCCACCATGGATCCACCCCCTATAACGTTCGTCATAAAATATCACGAGCTGGGATTATGACGGGTGATATAGGAATCGGGCCGGTCGCCGCCCGAGGAATATGAGATGCGGACCACATCGCCGGGGCATTCCGTGTCAAGCGCCCGATATGCGGGTAGCCGACCGAATGAAGGCGCATCCGCGCCGCACGGTCGATCCCGACCGATGACAACACATCCACCAGGGGGCCCACGTCATGACCGACACCACCACTCTCATCGCCAACCTGCGGACCATGCTGGAACTGACCAGCACCGAGATCCAGATCGCGGAGTTCCGCACCAGCCAGGCCCGCACCGATGCGGTGCATCAGGAGCTGACGAAGAACGCCGAGAATGCCCGCACCCGCGCGGCGCTCATCGAGGCCACCATCCGCGAACTCGGCGGCACACCAACCATTTTCGGCCCGCTACTCGGGCGCGCCGCGGCTCTGGTCAAAGCGCTCACCGAGCAGGCCGAGCCGTTTTCCGAGGCCCTGCTGGGCGATCTCGCCCTGGAACATCTGCTCGTCGACCGTGCCCGCTATCTGAAGTCACTGGCCGTCGCGGCCGGCAACTCCCAGGTCCAGGACCTGGCCGACTCCCTGATCGAGGCACACAATGCCACCGTGGTCTGGCTGACCACCGTGTTGGCCGAGGACGCCCTCGGCGGCCCTGCGGCGCTGCGTCGCACCCCGGTGCAGGCCGCAGCCGGCGTCGCGGTCAAACTCGCCAACCTGCCGGGACAACTGGCGACCCGGGCGGTCGACCGCGTGCTGACCACGGTCCGGTCCACCCGCCCTGCCGTCGACGATGCACTCGCACGCGGCAGCCAGGCCGGCGAGATCGCCGCCAAGACCCTGTCGGCATCACGTGACGCCGCGCTCTCGGCGGCGGAGAAGGTGAGCCGACGCGAAGGCGCCGGCGAGGTGGCCGACGCCCTGCACAACCTGCGCGGTAAGACC is part of the Mycobacterium adipatum genome and harbors:
- a CDS encoding TetR/AcrR family transcriptional regulator gives rise to the protein MVESDRDTRQRMVAGAADMLGRAGFSALTVRELARHAAAPLGSTYHYFPGGKSQLAAEAIRWVDARMTAQLQDAAAGGAVALVDRLLNLWREALVDSDFQCGCAVLAVAVQVGEDDVAPRDAAVFAFSNWTSAVAGALRDDGARHADAADTAMLVVAAVEGAVAMCRAERSTDPLDAVGRRLHAMLAAFRA
- a CDS encoding Acg family FMN-binding oxidoreductase, whose protein sequence is MATTSQAPRRVKIFEEAVHLACRAPSYHNSQPWRWVVTSDSVQLFVDTDRLVATDTTGRQAVISCGAALDHFRVAAAAAGLQARVQRYPDPEDHHHLATITFAALTDITAGHRRRADAILRRRTDRLPMEAPSDWASFELLLGESADPAVTLDVIAPADRPAVADASQLTDALRLYDSAYHHEIDWWTSPFEVNDGIPHSALVSAAEADRVDVGRSFPVTQNRERRPHVAEDTAQLVVISATDDTRAGILRCGEALSALLLDATVAGLASCTLSHLTEVPVSRDIVGALVNRPFPQVVVRLGRVPELDDVPPPTPRRPLSEVLALKL